CGGCGGTGTGCGGCTACTTCATGTGGTCGGCCCGATAAGACGGCCGAGCAGAACGTCGGTGGCGATGGTGAGGACCAGGGCCATCAGGCCTGCCGCCACGTCGTCCAGGACGATTCCCCACCCTCGCGGCAATCGCTCCAACTGGCGGGCGGGCGGCGGCTTGAGGATATCCATCAGGCGGAACCACACGAAGGCCGCGGCCAGCGTGATCCACGCCCGGCCGCTCCACGGCGTCCAGGCGGCAAGGCCGGCCAGCAGCATCCCCGCCGCCTCGTCCATGACGAACGGCCGCGGGTCTTTGCCGCCGAAATCCTTCTCGGGTTCCCGGCCGGCCGCAACGCCGATGGCGCTGGCCCCGGCGGCCGCGATGGCGATCCCCCACCACGGGCATCCCACGTGCCAGGCGGCCAGCATCAGCGCGGCCGTGAGGGCCGAGGCGTAGGTGCCCGCCGGCCCGGGGATCCATCCGACTCCGAAGAAGGTTCCAAGCAGTTTTCGCATGGGAGGCTCTAATCCGGCGGGAGGCGCAG
The window above is part of the Planctomycetota bacterium genome. Proteins encoded here:
- a CDS encoding phosphatidylglycerophosphatase A, with protein sequence APPAGLEPPMRKLLGTFFGVGWIPGPAGTYASALTAALMLAAWHVGCPWWGIAIAAAGASAIGVAAGREPEKDFGGKDPRPFVMDEAAGMLLAGLAAWTPWSGRAWITLAAAFVWFRLMDILKPPPARQLERLPRGWGIVLDDVAAGLMALVLTIATDVLLGRLIGPTT